The genomic DNA CTGCCCACCGCGCCCTTCGACGGACAAGCGGTACAGGCCGGTGACCGGGACGTCGACGATCACGCGAATCGGCGTCCCCGCCGGTGCGGATGGAACCTCCGCCAACACGTGCAGGGGCCGCGGCGGCCCTTCGCTGGGTTCGTTGCGCTCGGGGCACAAGAGCGCGAAGCGATCCGCGTCGCGGGCGCCCGGCGGCAGTGCGTGATGCAGCCCGAAGGCCTCGGTGAGGTCGCGCGCCCATTCCTCGTGGGAGACGATCGCCTCGCCGCGCGACCACTGGGGATGGTCGATCTGGGGCAGCCCGAGCGGCGATTGGGCCAGAGCGGACCAACCCACCCAGAGCGCAGCGCCTGCGACTCCGAGCGAGCGTCGCCAGCGCGCCCGGGGGTCACGCCGACCGCGTCTCCTCGCCCCATAGTTCTTTGCGCGCACGGCGCCCAACGTCCACCTCAGCGAAAACCGGGAAGGGAGCTACGTGTTTCTCTTCGGGTGGATTCCGGGTTTCCTTGACCTTCCCGGGGCTTGGAGCCCTCGCGTGCCGCCGCGCGAGGGCGCGCGCGACCGGCAATCCGCCCGCAAGCCGGGCCGCCCTCGCGGATTCCACGGACGCGCGGGTGATCCCCAGGGGGCCGGCTCAAGGGCGCGTGCTTTTTTGCCGATGCTTTCGGTACCCTTGGAGGGCGAACTGCGTATCCGAGCAGGACACGCTGGACGCACCGCGAGATGGAGGATTTTCCCTTCACCGACCCGTGGGTCGGGAGGGGACCGGGCCAGCCACCCGGAGAGGAACGCCGCCGAAGCGGCCGACCCCTCGAATCGGCTCCCGCGAATGGAACGCAACGAACCGCACCAACCGGGTCGACCCGACCGACGTCCCATCGCCACCGGCCACGCCTAGCGCTGTGTCCCGGCGGTGGGCCGGGGAACACGCGATGGCGACGCCTGACTTCACAGCGCGCACGCTCCGCCGTCTACTGGCGAGCGGCGTCACGAACCGCGCCGAACGGCTGTTGGCGAAGATGCCTCCTGCCGACGTCGCGCCGCTGCTCTCCGACCTCACCCAGGACGAGGTTCGGATGGTCGTCGACGGTTTGTACCGCCAGCGGCGGGCCGCGCTCGTCCTCCGCGAACTCCCGCCGGAGATGCTGCCCCAGCTCTTCGATGCCCTGACCGATCAGCGCATCGCCGACGTCATTGCGCGCCTCGAGATCGACGACCTCCTCGAGTTCGTCGAGTGGATCCCCGAAGAGCGCCGCGACGACGTACTCCAGCGGCTGCCCGACTATCGCCGCGACGAGCTGATGAAGGCCGAGCTCTACCCCGAGTCGAGCGCCGGCCGCGTGATGATCACGAGCTTCGTCGCGCTCGACGAGAAGATGACCGCCCAGGAGGCGATCGACTCGATCCGTTCGGTGGGCGACGACGACGAGTCGATCCTCTACCTCTACGTGGTCGACGATCAGCGCTGCCTGCGCGGCGTCGTGCCGATCCGCCGCCTGGTGGCGGCGCCCCCGGACCGACCGGTGGGCGAGTTCATGATCCCCGAGCCCGTGTGCGTTCGCGCCGAAGCCGACCAGGAGGAAGTCGCGGCCGCCGTGCGGCGCTACGACCTGCTCGCCGTTCCCGTCGTCGACGTAGACAACCGCATGCTCGGAGTGATCACCGTCGACGACGTCATCGACGTGATCACCGAAGAGGCGACCGAGGACATGTACCACCTCGCCGGTCTCTCCGACGAGGACCGCGTCTTCAGCCCGGCCCACACTTCGATCCGCAAGCGCCTGCCGTGGATGCTCGTGAACCTCGCCACCTGCTTCCTGGCCGCGTGGGTCGTCGGCCTCTTCGAGCGCACGATCGAGCAGGTGGTCGCGCTCGCGGTCTTCATGCCGGTGGTCGCGGGCATGGCCGGCAACGGGGGCACCCAGTCGCTGACCATCATCACGCGGGCCATCGCCCTCGGCGAGCTCGAGTTCTCGACGGGCCTGCGCGCGGCGGCGAAGGAGCTGTCGGTGGGCCTCGTGATCGGCGCGATCACGGGCATCGCCAGCGGGGGAATCGTCTATTTCTCCCAGGGGAGCCCGGTGCTGGGTCTCGCCCTCTTCCTCGCCATGGTGGTATCGATGGCCGTCTCCGGGCTGATGGGCGCCGCCGTCCCGCTGAGCCTGAAGGCGCTGCGCCAGGACCCGGCGCTGGGCTCGGGGGTGATCGTCACGACCTTCACCGATGTCTTCGCCTTCTTCGCGTTCCTGGGGATCGCCACCT from Myxococcota bacterium includes the following:
- the mgtE gene encoding magnesium transporter, with product MATPDFTARTLRRLLASGVTNRAERLLAKMPPADVAPLLSDLTQDEVRMVVDGLYRQRRAALVLRELPPEMLPQLFDALTDQRIADVIARLEIDDLLEFVEWIPEERRDDVLQRLPDYRRDELMKAELYPESSAGRVMITSFVALDEKMTAQEAIDSIRSVGDDDESILYLYVVDDQRCLRGVVPIRRLVAAPPDRPVGEFMIPEPVCVRAEADQEEVAAAVRRYDLLAVPVVDVDNRMLGVITVDDVIDVITEEATEDMYHLAGLSDEDRVFSPAHTSIRKRLPWMLVNLATCFLAAWVVGLFERTIEQVVALAVFMPVVAGMAGNGGTQSLTIITRAIALGELEFSTGLRAAAKELSVGLVIGAITGIASGGIVYFSQGSPVLGLALFLAMVVSMAVSGLMGAAVPLSLKALRQDPALGSGVIVTTFTDVFAFFAFLGIATLLLDRLPA